Part of the Brassica oleracea var. oleracea cultivar TO1000 chromosome C8, BOL, whole genome shotgun sequence genome is shown below.
AAGCAGTCATTCTTCTGCAAAGCCAAAACTGAAGAACCCTTGGGTCTTCTTCGGCGTTGATCCGTCTCTCAGTCTCTGTCGCCTGGAAGTTGGTACCCCTCATTTTATTTCTTCTTTAGATCTTCGTGTTGTATTTCTCCTTAGTTGATTTGAGTTCTCTGTGAGGGGGGGGGGGNNNNNNNNNNNNNNNNNNNNNNNNNNNNNNNNNNNNNNNNNNNNNNNNNNNNNNNNNNNNNNNNNNNNNNNNNNNNNNNNNNNNNNNNNNNNNNNNNNNNNNNNNNNNNNNNNNNNNNNNNNNNNGGGGGGGGGGGGGGGGGGAGAAATGAGGATTTTAATCTGTGATTAAAGATGAGATTATTCTTGTGGAGATAAGAAAGGATTGATTTCTTTGGGAGTTTGAAGCTTAACTTGCACTTTATTGTATTGAGTTCGAGGCTTGATCCATAGTGGTAGACATACATGTGCATTTGTTTGTTTAGTTGTAGGGAATTTTCAGATCATTTGTAGAGCTGGTTAGTGTTACACTAGTAATCTCATCTCTATTTTGTATCTTCACAACACACCAAGCGCTGCACTGAGTTCAAAACTCATTTGGAAGTTCCAGTCTCTTGTTTAAGCTTGACAATAAATGTTTGAGGAGGAGATATCTTGAAATTGGAGCATGTTTTCCTTCGTTGCGTAGGAACAGTTAAAATGGCCAAGTCTTGTAAGGGTCTTGCTGAGGAGCTTGTCAAGTGTCTCAGTGAATCGACGTGTGTCAAGGTAATATGTAAAACATGTCTGAACATACATATGGAGATACTGATTTTGCTTAACTCTTTCTAGGACGAGAAACGGTCAATTAGGGACTGCGCTGGTGAGAAAAGCCCATGTATACCGAGTGAATGTGTTGGCCTACGCGAAACCTACTTCAATTGTAAAAGAGGACAGGTACAAGCCAGAATAAGAACAA
Proteins encoded:
- the LOC106311929 gene encoding cytochrome c oxidase assembly factor 5 translates to MAKSCKGLAEELVKCLSESTCVKDEKRSIRDCAGEKSPCIPSECVGLRETYFNCKRGQVDMRARIRGNKGY